In Gigantopelta aegis isolate Gae_Host chromosome 14, Gae_host_genome, whole genome shotgun sequence, the following proteins share a genomic window:
- the LOC121388128 gene encoding 26S proteasome non-ATPase regulatory subunit 7-like: MPPTDPSKINKVVVHPLVLLSVVDHFNRMGKVGNVKRVVGVLLGSNRQGILDVSNSFAVPFDEDDKDNSVWFMDHDYLENMYGMFKKVNARERVVGWYHTGPKLHSNDVAINELVRRYNPNSVMVVIDAKPKDLGLPTEAYISVEEVHDDGTPTSKTFNHVPSEIGAEEAEEVGVEHLLRDIKDTTVGTLSQRITSQLMGLKGLHKHINDVSLYLEKVTSSQLPINHQIIYQLQDVFNLLPDVNLQEFVKAMYVKTNDQMLVVYVASLIRSIIALHNLINNKVQNRDAEKNEGKDSKEKKEKDSKDKKDDKDKDKKDEKDGEKDKTKDAKKEKAKDTSGSKKP, from the exons ATGCCACCAACAGACCCTAGCAAGATTAACAAAGTTGTGGTTCATCCACTTGTTTTGTTGAGTGTTGTAGATCATTTTAACAGAATGGGCAAAGTAGGAAATGTTAAACGTGTTGTTGGTGTTTTGCTTGGTTCAAATCGACAAGGCATTCTTGATGTTTCAAATAGTTTTGCTG tacCATTTGATGAAGATGATAAGGACAACTCTGTTTGGTTCATGGATCATGACTACCTCGAAAACATGTACGGCATGTTCAAGAAGGTCAATG CCCGAGAACGAGTTGTGGGCTGGTATCACACGGGACCCAAGTTGCACTCCAACGATGTGGCTATCAACGAGCTTGTCAGGAGATATAACCCTAATTCT gtgatggtggtgattgATGCCAAACCTAAAGACCTTGGTCTCCCGACAGAGGCGTACATCTCAGTGGAGGAAGTGCACGAT GATGGAACCCCGACCTCGAAGACTTTCAATCATGTACCGAGTGAGATAGGAGCCGAAGAAGCAGAGGAAGTTGGTGTGGAGCATCTGCTAAG GGATATCAAGGACACGACAGTTGGTACCCTGTCACAGCGCATCACCAGCCAGCTGATGGGACTGAAGGGTCTTCACAAACACATCAACGATGTCAGTCTGTACCTGGAGAAGGTCACGTCCAGCCAACTCCCGATAAACCACCAGATCATTTACCAGCTCCAGGACGTCTTCAACCTCCTCCCCGACGTCAACCTTCAGGAGTTCGTCAAGGCCATGTATGTGAAAACTAACGATCAGATGCTCGTCGTTTATGTCGCCTCGTTAATTAGGTCAATAATTGCCCTGCACAACTTGATTAACAACAAAGTTCAAAACCGTGATGCGGAGAAGAACGAGGGAAAAGAttcaaaggaaaagaaagaaaaagacagTAAGGATAAGAAAGATGATAAGGATAAGGACAAGAAGGATGAAAAGGATGGAGAGAAGGATAAGACGAAAGATGCAAAGAAGGAAAAAGCCAAAGACACTAGTGGATCCAAAAAGCcttga